The proteins below are encoded in one region of Streptomyces roseirectus:
- a CDS encoding phosphotriesterase family protein — MRAVRTVVGDVPPDRLGVCDAHDHLFLSSPRLPGEELRSVGAARAELAAFRALGGGAVVQWTPYRMGRRAADLPPLARESGVHIVAATGLHQAQHYDEAILKAVRGPRLAELFVAELTTGIGLSGVRAGFVKVAGGFHALDRHARWTMTAAAEAYHATGAPIAVHLELGTGAPDVLDLLCGELGVPPERVVLGHLNRAPDLLTHRHVAASGCYLAFDGPSRAHHATDWRMPDAVLALVEAGFGDRLLLGGDTTTAGARSVNGGPGMPYLLRRVRERLAAVVGAEAVGRMVTENAGRAFSVEWR; from the coding sequence GTGAGGGCCGTCCGCACAGTGGTGGGTGATGTACCACCCGACCGGCTCGGCGTCTGTGACGCCCACGACCACCTCTTCCTCAGCAGCCCGCGCCTCCCCGGCGAGGAGCTGCGCAGTGTCGGCGCCGCGCGGGCGGAGCTGGCCGCGTTCCGGGCGCTGGGCGGCGGCGCGGTGGTGCAGTGGACGCCGTACCGGATGGGCCGGCGGGCCGCCGATCTCCCGCCGCTCGCACGGGAGTCGGGGGTGCACATCGTCGCCGCGACCGGGCTGCACCAGGCTCAGCACTACGACGAGGCGATCCTCAAGGCGGTGCGCGGGCCCCGGCTCGCCGAACTCTTCGTCGCCGAACTCACCACGGGGATAGGGCTGTCGGGGGTGCGGGCCGGGTTCGTGAAGGTGGCCGGCGGGTTCCACGCGCTGGATCGGCACGCCCGCTGGACCATGACGGCCGCCGCCGAGGCCTACCACGCGACGGGCGCGCCGATCGCCGTCCATCTGGAGCTGGGGACGGGCGCGCCGGACGTGCTCGACCTGTTGTGCGGGGAGTTGGGGGTGCCGCCGGAGCGGGTGGTGCTGGGGCATCTCAACCGCGCACCCGATCTTCTGACACATCGTCATGTGGCCGCGAGTGGTTGCTACTTGGCGTTCGACGGCCCGTCCCGTGCTCATCACGCCACCGACTGGCGGATGCCGGACGCCGTACTCGCCCTCGTCGAGGCCGGGTTCGGGGACCGGTTGCTCCTCGGGGGTGATACAACGACCGCCGGTGCCAGGTCGGTGAACGGCGGGCCCGGGATGCCGTATCTGTTGCGCCGGGTGCGGGAGCGGTTGGCGGCGGTCGTCGGGGCGGAGGCGGTGGGGCGGATGGTGACGGAGAACGCGGGGCGGGCGTTCTCCGTGGAGTGGCGGTGA
- a CDS encoding NAD(P)-dependent oxidoreductase has protein sequence MTEKLTVTVLGTGIMGAAMARNLARAGHTVRAWNRSRAKAEPLAADGVTVVDSAAEAVRGADAVVTMLYDGGAVRDVMCDAAPGLGEGTLWVQSTTVALDSVAELAGFARDHGLVFFDAPVLGTRQPAEAGQLTVLAAGDASHRTAVAPVFDAVGARTVWTGEEPGGATRLKLVANSWVLAATAATGEVLSLAQALDVDPRDFFALITGGPLDMGYLHAKSALILEDRLSPAQFGVTTAEKDARLIVEAGRTHGVRLDVAEAAAERLARAAAAGHGDEDMAAAYFASFEPDAG, from the coding sequence ATGACCGAGAAACTCACCGTGACCGTCCTCGGCACCGGCATCATGGGCGCCGCGATGGCCCGCAACCTCGCCCGCGCGGGACACACCGTCCGCGCCTGGAACCGCAGCCGCGCCAAGGCCGAACCGCTGGCCGCCGACGGGGTCACCGTCGTGGACTCCGCCGCCGAGGCGGTGCGCGGCGCGGATGCCGTCGTGACGATGCTGTACGACGGCGGCGCCGTGCGGGACGTGATGTGTGATGCGGCACCGGGGCTGGGGGAGGGGACCCTGTGGGTGCAGTCGACCACCGTCGCGCTCGACTCGGTGGCCGAACTCGCCGGCTTCGCCCGTGACCACGGCCTGGTGTTCTTCGACGCGCCCGTCCTCGGCACCCGGCAGCCGGCCGAGGCGGGACAGCTCACGGTGCTGGCGGCCGGTGATGCATCACACCGCACCGCCGTCGCCCCGGTGTTCGACGCGGTCGGCGCCCGCACCGTGTGGACCGGCGAGGAACCCGGCGGAGCGACCCGCCTCAAGCTGGTCGCCAACAGTTGGGTGCTGGCCGCCACCGCCGCCACCGGCGAGGTCCTTTCCCTCGCCCAAGCGCTCGACGTCGACCCGCGGGACTTCTTCGCCCTCATCACCGGCGGCCCTCTCGACATGGGCTACCTCCACGCCAAGTCCGCGCTCATCCTCGAAGACCGCCTGTCCCCGGCCCAGTTCGGCGTGACGACGGCCGAGAAGGACGCCCGGCTGATCGTCGAGGCGGGACGGACGCACGGCGTCCGTCTCGACGTCGCCGAGGCCGCCGCCGAACGACTGGCACGCGCGGCTGCCGCCGGACACGGGGACGAGGACATGGCGGCGGCCTACTTCGCGAGCTTCGAGCCGGACGCTGGTTAG
- a CDS encoding TetR/AcrR family transcriptional regulator, with translation MARTKEFDPHAALQAALELFWRRGYEATSMADLVEHLGIARASIYATFGSKHDLYLKALDRYGELHHPVLVRELSAPGPALPGVRAVVRRFADESTAEPGRACGCFVVNTAVELAPHDPAAARRVDLGWEHLETLLHAALERAQAQGELTPDRDPRALARMLLVFLQGLRVVGKASTDPTARLRDAVEQALTLLD, from the coding sequence ATGGCGAGGACAAAGGAATTCGACCCGCACGCCGCTCTCCAGGCAGCTCTGGAGCTGTTCTGGCGACGCGGTTACGAGGCCACTTCGATGGCCGACCTCGTCGAACACCTCGGTATCGCACGCGCCAGCATCTACGCGACCTTCGGCAGCAAGCACGACCTGTACCTGAAGGCCCTGGACCGCTACGGCGAGCTTCACCACCCAGTGCTGGTACGGGAGTTGTCCGCGCCGGGTCCCGCCCTGCCTGGCGTCCGGGCCGTCGTGCGTCGGTTCGCCGACGAGTCCACCGCCGAACCCGGCCGCGCGTGCGGCTGTTTCGTCGTCAACACGGCCGTCGAACTCGCCCCGCACGACCCGGCCGCCGCCCGCCGCGTCGACCTCGGCTGGGAACACCTGGAGACGCTGCTGCACGCCGCGCTCGAACGGGCCCAGGCGCAGGGTGAGTTGACGCCGGACCGCGACCCTCGCGCGCTCGCCCGGATGCTGCTGGTCTTCCTCCAGGGGCTGCGGGTGGTCGGCAAGGCGTCGACCGATCCGACGGCACGGCTGCGCGACGCGGTGGAACAGGCGCTGACGCTTCTCGACTGA
- a CDS encoding SDR family NAD(P)-dependent oxidoreductase, translating to MSPQRFTHRTALVTGAGSGIGRALALAFAAEGANVVVAGRTRAALDETVALVEEAGGTALAHAVDVTDAAGVDALVRAAVERFGSLDVAVNNAGVIRAGLPLADMELADWHSVMDTNLTGLFLALRAEIRQMRAQPRGGTIVNVASNLGAHTQKPGTTAYSASKAAVASLTRGAALEHIADGVRINSVSPGVTRTAMSLLPGETEEGRAARMKEQSPLGRSVATDEVAQAVLYLASDDAAPVVGADLVIDGGTSL from the coding sequence ATGTCTCCCCAGCGCTTCACCCACCGCACCGCGCTCGTCACCGGTGCCGGCTCCGGCATCGGCCGCGCCCTCGCGCTCGCCTTCGCCGCCGAGGGAGCGAACGTCGTGGTCGCCGGACGCACCCGCGCCGCCCTGGACGAGACCGTCGCGCTCGTCGAGGAGGCGGGCGGCACCGCGCTCGCGCACGCCGTCGACGTGACGGACGCCGCCGGCGTCGACGCACTCGTCCGGGCCGCCGTCGAGCGGTTCGGTTCGCTGGACGTCGCGGTGAACAACGCCGGCGTCATCCGCGCCGGACTCCCGCTCGCCGACATGGAGTTGGCCGACTGGCACTCCGTCATGGACACCAACCTGACCGGCCTCTTCCTCGCCCTGCGCGCCGAGATACGGCAGATGCGCGCCCAGCCGCGCGGTGGCACGATCGTCAACGTCGCCTCGAACCTCGGGGCGCACACCCAGAAACCCGGCACCACCGCCTATTCCGCGAGCAAGGCCGCCGTCGCCTCCCTCACCCGGGGCGCCGCCCTGGAGCACATCGCGGACGGCGTCCGCATCAACTCCGTGAGTCCGGGCGTCACTCGGACCGCCATGTCTTTGCTGCCGGGCGAGACGGAGGAGGGCCGGGCGGCGCGGATGAAGGAGCAGTCGCCGCTCGGACGGAGCGTCGCGACCGATGAAGTCGCCCAGGCCGTCCTGTACTTGGCGTCGGACGACGCGGCTCCGGTGGTCGGCGCGGACCTGGTGATCGACGGCGGCACGTCCCTCTGA
- a CDS encoding ROK family protein, with amino-acid sequence MSGKADPRSAGEVTTSRARLDRGRGALGPALELVHTGRAPTRAVLTAELGVTRATAGAVAAELEALGLIRVDAHPTAAAGSQGRPSHRLELAEDGPVVLAAQVHADGFRAALVGLGGRIVATTPSCEAVDADPAKILNAVVEAGADLLRTSGRRCVGAGLAVPSAVAEPEGLALNPLHLAWPVGAPVREIFAERIGAAGVEGPAFAANDVNLAALAEHRHGAGRGARDLLCVATGHRGVGGALVLDGRLHTGSSGLALEVGHLTVNPEGRPCHCGSRGCLDVEADPLALLTAAGREPGPEGSLLHQANRLIREEYGDPVVRAAAESLIDRLGLGLAGLVNILNPDRIILGGLHGTLLDADPERLRAVVADRSLWGRSGGVPILACSLDHNSLVGAAELAWQPVLDDPLGALSG; translated from the coding sequence ATGAGCGGCAAGGCGGACCCCCGGTCGGCGGGGGAAGTGACCACCTCACGGGCGCGGTTGGACCGGGGGCGCGGCGCGCTCGGGCCCGCGCTGGAGCTCGTGCACACCGGGCGGGCGCCGACGCGCGCGGTCCTCACGGCCGAACTCGGTGTGACGCGTGCCACCGCGGGCGCGGTCGCTGCCGAGCTGGAGGCGCTGGGCCTGATCCGGGTGGACGCGCACCCGACGGCCGCCGCGGGTTCCCAGGGCCGCCCCTCGCACCGCCTCGAACTCGCCGAGGACGGACCGGTGGTGCTGGCCGCGCAGGTCCACGCGGACGGTTTCCGGGCGGCGTTGGTCGGACTCGGCGGGCGGATCGTCGCGACGACCCCGAGCTGCGAGGCGGTCGACGCGGACCCGGCGAAGATCCTGAACGCGGTCGTCGAGGCGGGCGCGGACCTGCTGCGGACCAGCGGACGGCGCTGCGTCGGCGCCGGACTCGCCGTCCCGTCGGCGGTCGCCGAGCCGGAGGGCCTGGCCCTCAACCCCCTGCACCTGGCCTGGCCGGTGGGGGCCCCGGTGCGGGAGATCTTCGCCGAGCGGATCGGCGCGGCGGGCGTCGAGGGTCCCGCGTTCGCGGCGAACGACGTCAACCTCGCCGCGCTCGCCGAGCACCGGCACGGCGCCGGACGGGGCGCGCGCGATCTGCTGTGCGTGGCCACGGGACACCGGGGCGTCGGCGGCGCCCTCGTCCTCGACGGCCGTCTGCACACGGGGAGTTCGGGCCTCGCGCTGGAGGTCGGCCACCTCACCGTGAACCCTGAGGGCCGCCCCTGCCACTGCGGAAGCCGGGGCTGTCTCGACGTCGAGGCCGACCCGCTGGCCCTGTTGACGGCCGCCGGACGCGAACCCGGGCCCGAGGGCTCGCTGTTGCACCAGGCGAACCGGCTGATCCGTGAGGAGTACGGCGACCCCGTGGTCCGCGCGGCGGCCGAATCCCTCATCGACCGGCTGGGGTTGGGGCTCGCCGGGCTGGTCAACATCCTCAACCCCGACCGCATCATCCTCGGCGGTCTGCACGGCACACTCCTCGACGCCGATCCGGAGCGGCTGCGGGCCGTCGTCGCCGACCGGAGTCTGTGGGGCCGCAGCGGTGGCGTGCCGATCCTCGCCTGCTCCCTGGACCACAACAGCCTTGTCGGGGCTGCCGAGTTGGCGTGGCAGCCGGTGCTGGACGATCCGCTGGGGGCGTTGAGCGGGTGA
- a CDS encoding alpha-ketoglutarate-dependent dioxygenase AlkB family protein, producing the protein MDAELFPRERAQVAPGAVHVPDWLDADAQRELLEACRAWARPPAGLRTVRTPGGGTMTARQVCLGWHWYPYGYSRTVSDGDGSAVKPFPAWLGELGRRAVREAYATEAVRGPVPVRPVVCDASLAHSVVRDVPPSPAVVCDTPPAPWPPYDIALVNFYDGDARMGMHQDADERSDAPVVSLSLGDRCVFRFGNTETRGRPYTDVELRSGDLFVFGGASRMAYHAVPRVLPGTAPAGLGLVGRLNVTLRVSGFAHGHGAERIMGDSPS; encoded by the coding sequence ATGGACGCCGAGCTGTTTCCCCGCGAACGCGCGCAGGTCGCGCCGGGTGCCGTGCACGTACCCGACTGGCTGGACGCCGACGCCCAGCGCGAACTCCTCGAAGCGTGCCGCGCCTGGGCACGACCGCCGGCCGGCCTGCGGACCGTCCGCACACCCGGCGGCGGCACCATGACCGCGCGCCAGGTCTGCCTGGGGTGGCACTGGTACCCGTACGGGTACTCCCGGACGGTGTCCGACGGGGACGGGAGCGCGGTGAAACCTTTTCCCGCGTGGCTGGGGGAGCTGGGGCGCAGGGCGGTTCGGGAGGCGTACGCGACGGAGGCGGTGCGGGGGCCGGTGCCGGTGCGGCCGGTGGTATGTGATGCATCACTGGCCCACTCGGTAGTGCGTGATGTACCACCGTCCCCCGCAGTGGTGTGTGACACACCACCGGCACCCTGGCCGCCCTACGACATCGCGCTCGTCAACTTCTACGACGGCGACGCCCGCATGGGCATGCACCAGGACGCCGACGAGCGGTCGGACGCGCCGGTCGTGTCGCTGAGCCTGGGGGACCGGTGCGTGTTCCGGTTCGGGAACACCGAGACGCGGGGGCGGCCGTACACGGACGTCGAGCTGCGCAGCGGGGACCTGTTCGTGTTCGGTGGTGCGTCACGTATGGCATATCACGCGGTACCGAGGGTGCTCCCGGGGACGGCGCCGGCCGGTCTCGGGCTCGTCGGACGGCTGAACGTGACGCTGCGCGTCAGCGGTTTCGCGCACGGCCACGGCGCCGAGCGGATCATGGGAGACTCGCCCTCATGA
- a CDS encoding methyltransferase has protein sequence MTTPWGELELSRFPEDPRDRLRAWDAADAYLLTHLHEQAVPLTGAVVVLGDRWGALVTALAQCGPTQITDSWLGQEATRANLARAGVATGAVRLLTTQDPPPARVDVLLVRVPKSLALLEDQLLRLAPAVHAGTVVVGTGMVKEIHTSTLRLFERVLGPTRTSLARQKARLIFCTPDPALERPANPWPYGYTLPDDVGVLAGHPVVGHAGVFCADRLDIGTRFFLAHLPGTRGVRRVVDLGCGNGVVGTAVALANPEAEVLFTDESFQAVASAEATYKANGVPGHAEFRVGDGLAGVPDASVDVVLNNPPFHSHQATTDSTSWRMFSGARRVLRPGGDLWVVGNRHLGYHVKLRKLFGNCELVAGNPKFVVLRAVKKD, from the coding sequence ATGACGACGCCGTGGGGCGAGCTGGAGCTGAGCCGCTTCCCCGAGGACCCGCGCGACCGGCTGCGTGCCTGGGACGCCGCCGACGCGTATCTGCTGACGCATCTGCACGAGCAGGCGGTGCCGCTGACCGGCGCGGTCGTCGTGCTGGGCGACCGCTGGGGCGCGCTGGTCACGGCGCTCGCGCAGTGCGGGCCGACGCAGATCACCGACTCCTGGCTGGGGCAGGAGGCGACGCGGGCGAACCTCGCGCGGGCCGGTGTCGCGACCGGCGCCGTGCGGCTGCTGACCACGCAGGATCCGCCGCCCGCCCGTGTCGACGTGCTGCTGGTGCGGGTGCCGAAGAGCCTGGCGCTCCTGGAGGACCAGTTGCTGCGGCTCGCGCCGGCCGTCCACGCGGGCACGGTCGTCGTCGGCACCGGCATGGTGAAGGAGATCCACACCTCCACGCTCCGCCTGTTCGAGCGGGTCCTCGGCCCGACCCGCACGTCGCTGGCCCGCCAGAAGGCCCGCCTGATCTTCTGCACGCCGGACCCGGCGCTGGAGCGCCCGGCGAACCCGTGGCCGTACGGCTACACGCTGCCGGACGACGTCGGGGTCCTCGCCGGTCATCCGGTCGTCGGCCACGCGGGCGTCTTCTGCGCCGACCGCCTCGACATCGGCACGCGCTTCTTCCTCGCGCATCTGCCCGGTACGCGGGGCGTGCGTCGGGTGGTGGACCTCGGCTGCGGCAACGGCGTCGTCGGGACGGCGGTGGCGCTGGCCAATCCCGAGGCGGAGGTGCTGTTCACCGACGAGTCGTTCCAGGCGGTGGCCTCGGCGGAGGCGACGTACAAGGCCAACGGGGTACCCGGGCATGCCGAGTTCAGGGTCGGGGACGGGCTCGCGGGGGTGCCGGACGCGAGCGTGGACGTCGTTCTGAACAACCCGCCGTTCCACTCCCATCAGGCGACGACCGACTCGACGTCGTGGCGGATGTTCAGCGGGGCGCGGCGGGTGCTGCGGCCGGGCGGCGACCTGTGGGTGGTGGGCAACCGGCACCTCGGGTACCACGTCAAGCTCCGCAAGCTGTTCGGGAACTGCGAACTCGTCGCGGGGAACCCGAAGTTCGTGGTGCTGAGGGCGGTCAAGAAGGACTGA
- a CDS encoding class II fructose-bisphosphate aldolase encodes MPLTTTADLVTRAAQERSAVAAFNIITLEHIEAVVEGAESAGAPVVLQVSENAVKFRRGHVLPLARAALAVAGQARVPVALHLDHVRDDALLKQAADAGFSSVMYDASHLPYDANLAATRAAVAWAHGQRLWIEAELGEIGGKRGAHAPGVRTDPGEARTFVADSGVDALAVAIGSTHAMTSRTAVLDHALLKRLALAVDVPLVLHGSSGVPDTELTAAVAGGIAKVNVGTALNIALTDAVRVHLDEHPDVVDARAYLGAGREAMARAVARIVGGIVRG; translated from the coding sequence ATGCCCCTCACCACGACGGCCGACCTCGTCACCCGCGCGGCCCAGGAGCGCTCCGCCGTCGCCGCCTTCAACATCATCACCCTGGAGCACATCGAGGCGGTCGTCGAGGGCGCCGAGTCCGCCGGGGCGCCCGTCGTCCTCCAAGTCAGCGAGAACGCCGTCAAGTTCAGGCGGGGACACGTCCTGCCCCTCGCCCGTGCCGCGCTCGCCGTCGCGGGACAGGCTCGCGTGCCCGTCGCGCTGCACCTCGACCACGTCCGCGACGACGCGCTCCTGAAACAGGCCGCCGACGCCGGGTTCAGCTCGGTGATGTACGACGCCTCGCACCTGCCGTACGACGCGAACCTGGCCGCGACCCGGGCCGCCGTCGCGTGGGCGCACGGCCAAAGGCTGTGGATCGAGGCCGAGTTGGGGGAGATCGGCGGGAAGCGGGGCGCACACGCGCCCGGGGTGCGCACCGACCCCGGCGAGGCGCGGACGTTCGTCGCGGACTCCGGGGTCGACGCGCTCGCCGTCGCCATCGGCAGCACGCACGCCATGACCAGCCGCACGGCCGTCCTCGACCACGCCCTGCTGAAACGGCTCGCGCTCGCCGTCGACGTCCCCCTCGTCCTGCACGGCTCCTCCGGCGTCCCCGACACCGAACTCACCGCCGCCGTCGCGGGCGGCATCGCCAAGGTCAACGTCGGCACGGCCCTCAACATCGCGCTGACCGACGCGGTGCGCGTGCATCTGGACGAGCATCCGGACGTGGTGGACGCACGTGCGTATCTCGGCGCGGGGCGGGAGGCGATGGCGCGGGCGGTCGCGCGGATCGTCGGGGGGATCGTGCGCGGGTGA
- a CDS encoding SIS domain-containing protein, whose product MTHVEDELLSQPECWTRAVSQAADHTAELPAPGERVAIVGCGTSYYMAQAAAALRGGETDAWAASEFPHDRAYDHIVALTRSGTTTEVLDLLRRVRGHARTTALTADPAAPVTTAADAVVTLAYADERSVVQTRFATTALTLLRAHLGLHPDTAIPDARTALAEPLPQGLVDCGQFTFLGRGWTVGLAHEAALKMREASLSWTEAYPAMEYRHGPISVSTAGTATWMLGEAPEGLAQQVRGTGALWVDGALDPLAELVRAQRLALAVAAARGLDPDRPRHLTRSVILTP is encoded by the coding sequence ATGACCCACGTCGAGGACGAACTGCTCAGCCAGCCCGAGTGCTGGACCCGCGCCGTCTCCCAAGCCGCCGACCACACAGCCGAGTTACCCGCCCCGGGCGAACGGGTCGCGATCGTCGGCTGCGGCACCTCGTACTACATGGCCCAGGCCGCCGCCGCCCTCAGGGGCGGCGAGACGGACGCCTGGGCCGCCTCCGAATTCCCCCACGACCGCGCCTACGACCACATCGTCGCCCTCACCCGCTCCGGCACGACCACCGAAGTCCTCGACCTGCTGCGCCGGGTGCGCGGACACGCCCGCACCACCGCGCTCACCGCCGACCCGGCCGCCCCCGTCACGACGGCCGCCGACGCCGTCGTCACCCTCGCCTACGCCGACGAACGCTCCGTCGTCCAGACCCGGTTCGCCACCACCGCCCTCACCCTCCTGCGCGCCCACCTCGGCCTGCACCCCGACACGGCGATACCCGACGCCCGCACGGCACTTGCCGAACCATTGCCCCAAGGGCTCGTGGACTGCGGCCAGTTCACGTTCCTCGGGCGCGGCTGGACCGTCGGGCTCGCGCACGAGGCCGCGCTGAAGATGCGCGAAGCGTCCCTGTCGTGGACCGAGGCGTACCCGGCGATGGAGTACCGGCACGGGCCCATCAGCGTCAGCACGGCCGGGACGGCGACCTGGATGCTCGGCGAGGCCCCCGAAGGACTGGCCCAACAGGTGCGCGGCACAGGCGCGTTGTGGGTGGACGGTGCGCTGGACCCGCTGGCCGAACTGGTCCGGGCCCAGCGGCTCGCGCTCGCCGTCGCGGCCGCCCGGGGGCTCGATCCCGACCGGCCCCGTCACCTCACCCGCTCCGTGATCCTCACCCCCTGA
- a CDS encoding alpha/beta fold hydrolase, whose protein sequence is MPDLRIGGTRLHYDDEGSGEPVVMVMGRGAAGRVWRLHQEPALKAAGHRVVTFTNRGIPPSDPCPQGFTIDDMVADTAGLIEQLGLGPCRVVGTSLGAYVVQELMLARPELVSQGVLMATHGRTDAFRRAAIDAELSLHTAGLTLPAPYAAWNRAQRNLSPATLDDEQRLQDWLDLFEFAGEDTGPSSRVQLELTAPDGRLTAYRQIRTPTLVIAFADDAVLPPRLSREVADAIPGAVYREVKDCGHYGYLERPDAVNRLMLDFFRGAGTSGSAGR, encoded by the coding sequence ATGCCCGACCTGCGGATCGGTGGAACCCGGCTCCACTACGACGACGAGGGGAGCGGCGAACCCGTCGTCATGGTGATGGGGCGCGGCGCCGCGGGGCGCGTCTGGCGCCTGCACCAGGAGCCGGCACTCAAAGCGGCCGGGCACCGCGTCGTCACCTTCACCAACCGGGGCATCCCCCCGAGCGACCCCTGCCCGCAGGGGTTCACGATCGACGACATGGTCGCCGACACGGCGGGCCTGATCGAACAGCTCGGCCTCGGCCCGTGCCGCGTCGTCGGCACCTCCCTGGGCGCCTACGTCGTCCAGGAACTCATGCTCGCCCGGCCGGAGTTGGTCAGCCAGGGCGTCCTGATGGCCACGCACGGCCGCACCGACGCCTTCCGCCGCGCCGCGATCGACGCCGAACTCTCCCTGCACACCGCCGGATTGACACTCCCCGCCCCCTACGCGGCCTGGAACCGCGCCCAGCGCAACCTCTCCCCGGCCACCCTCGACGACGAACAGCGCCTCCAGGACTGGCTCGACCTCTTCGAGTTCGCCGGCGAGGACACCGGTCCCAGCAGCCGCGTCCAGCTCGAACTCACCGCGCCCGACGGCCGGTTGACCGCCTACCGGCAGATCAGGACACCCACGCTGGTGATCGCCTTCGCCGACGACGCCGTCCTCCCGCCGAGGCTGAGCCGCGAGGTCGCCGACGCGATCCCCGGCGCCGTGTACCGCGAGGTCAAGGACTGCGGCCACTACGGCTACCTCGAACGGCCGGACGCCGTGAACCGGCTGATGCTCGACTTCTTCCGGGGCGCGGGCACTTCGGGGTCCGCCGGCAGGTGA
- a CDS encoding AMIN-like domain-containing (lipo)protein, producing the protein MRRTAAAVAALTLAVTALGTAATTATAATGQSVTACPTGWGSLDKDAASVNYAPLTNARTGRHDCYDRIVFDVPGGGTGVGYRVGYVDALYQDGSGDLVPVSGGAILSIRLVAPSYDPETGQSTYPGRARQPLPGVDVSGYTTFRDTRYASSFEGETLVGVGVRARLPFRVQQLTDKIVIDVAHTW; encoded by the coding sequence ATGCGACGCACAGCAGCGGCAGTTGCGGCACTCACCCTCGCCGTGACGGCACTCGGCACCGCGGCGACCACCGCGACCGCGGCCACGGGACAGAGCGTCACCGCCTGCCCCACCGGCTGGGGGAGCCTCGACAAGGACGCCGCCTCGGTGAACTACGCACCGCTGACGAACGCCCGGACCGGCCGGCACGACTGCTACGACCGCATCGTCTTCGACGTACCGGGCGGCGGCACCGGCGTCGGCTACCGCGTCGGCTACGTCGACGCCCTGTACCAGGACGGCTCCGGCGACCTCGTCCCGGTCTCCGGCGGCGCGATCCTCTCGATCCGCCTCGTGGCGCCGTCCTACGACCCCGAGACGGGCCAGTCCACCTACCCCGGCCGCGCCCGCCAGCCGCTCCCCGGGGTCGATGTCAGCGGCTACACCACCTTCCGCGACACCCGCTACGCTAGCAGCTTCGAGGGCGAGACCCTGGTGGGGGTCGGCGTGCGGGCCCGACTGCCGTTCCGGGTCCAGCAGTTGACGGACAAGATCGTCATCGACGTCGCGCACACCTGGTGA